ccaatccattcctaagATGATATCGAACTCCACCATGTTCAGTTGTATCAATTCTGCTTGGAATAGGTGCTCATTGATACAGATTTCACTTTCGGTGCACTCTATGTGTTTCGACTGTCTTACTAGTAGGAGTCGCTACTCTAAATGGTTCAACTAGTAATTCAGGCGTAAGCCCTAGTTTCTTAGTGAACCTCTTAGATATAAATGAATGAGTAGCACCActatcaaataacacataagttGGCATTTCATTGACAAAAATGGTACCTGCCACGACATCGTTTGCATCATCTGCTTCTTCTTGGGTTATTGCAAACACACGAGCGTTGGGCTTATTCTCCCTTGGCTTGTTGAGGTTAGCATCAGCATTAGGCTTGGTACTTCTCTTCAATGGCTCGGGGCAGTTAGCAATTCGATGCCCTAATTTCCCACAATTGAAACATGCTCCCGTCTGTCGGTGGCATTCTCCAGAATGACGATTATTACATTTGGGGCACATCTTTGGTTCTTGGTAAGTTGGGTGGGACAAAGCACCTTTGAAGGGTCCACTGGACTGATTCAGTCTCTTGAATGGTGGCTTCCCTTGAGATGACTGTCCAGTAAGAGGTCTCTTATTCTTGTTCTCGTTCTCCCGACGCTTGATATCCGTCTCAGCTCTTATCGCTGCTCCCATTAAATCAGCAAAGCTTGTAGGTTGGTAAACTGCTAAGGATGACTGGATACGGCTGATCAAACCCTTCTTGTATTTGTGCATCTTTAGAACTTCATCTGCCATGATTGTCGGGGCATAAGTTCCAAGGTCAATGAATTGGGAGGTGTAATCTACCACTGACATGTCTAGAGTTTGCGAGAAGTTCTCAAACTCGCTCAGTTTCTGAAGCCTGACTTCTGCTGAGAAATACTGTTTGAGAAAGACATCTCTGAATTGTTGCCAAGTGATTGCTCCGGCGGCTGTCAGGGTAGGTGAGACGGTTTCCCACCACTTGCTTGCCTTATCCTCCAGGAATGGCACTATCACCTCTACCTTAAGTGCCTCAGGTATCTCTAGCAGTCGCAGTTGGGTTTCCACGCTTTTCAACCAACTCTGGCTACTCTCAGGGTCGGCGTCTCCCTTGAACACTGGGCAACGGTTCTTACGAAGGGACTCATAATGATACTTGATCCCATTCTGTGCCCGTGGTGGTTGTGGCTGCTGATTACCGTTACCATTGGGGTTTCCCAAACCATGGATAGTTGTTGCCACTATGGTGGCTATAGCCATTAAATCTACTTGGCTCAGGCCCACTCTGGGAGGTGGATTGTCGTCAGCATTCGGATCTTCCTCATTGTTGTTGCGGTTGTTAACGTTTGCGTATCGCGGGTTGCGATTGTTTCGGGGAGGTCTTCCGGCCATCTCCTACAAGCGTACAAGTTTCTAAGATATTTGTTGCACAAACTGATAGAATTCATTGAATAATTTGTGCGAAAATAAATTGACGCCAACAAGTAATCGAAATAAcaacttttattgatttctcaaataaacataaacaaCTGAATGGGGATTTACTGGAATAGCAACAACGAAAATAAACTAAAATGGTTCACTAAAATATTCTAATCTGCTATCTCTCCATTCCCCACGGCTACGTCAGGTGGGGCTTCTTCCTCCTCGGAATCCTCCTCCGGCACATCCGGGTCTAAAAACTCTGCCAGCTGCATCTGCAGGTCTTGATTCTCCGATTCTAATTCAGCAATCTGTTCCCTATGAGTCACAATCTTCCCTATCGCGTTGTCCAACTCATTCTTTGCACGCGCGCAGTTTGCTTGATCCTTCTGGATGAGTGCCTTTTCTCTTGCCTTTCTTTCGTCTATCTCCTTTGATAGCCTTTGGTTATTTTCTGACAATTGCATGACCACCTTCCAGGACTCTTCCATTCTCTCCTTATCTCTTACCCGTGCGTGACGAGCTTCAGCCAATTCTACGGTACATCGGTCCAATTCATCCATAGCTTGTTTGGTTTGGCCCCTCGTCAGTTGTAATGACTCTCGCAGTTCGCCGTTATCTTCATTAACGAGTTGGAACATCTCATATACCTGATCGATCCTCTTTTCTGCTGCCAATAGCTTGGTAGTCAGATCCTCCACTTGCTTCCTCATCTCCAGATTGCTAGCTCTCAGCCTCCTAACCGTCCTATCGTGGCGTGCTAGAGCCAAATCATCTAAACGTATAGGAGACTGAGCGCGCGGGCGAGGTCGGGGACTGTCTAGCTGGAACGTCTCTCTATGAGTAATCGAAGCTACACTCTTACGGGCAGTTAAACGTATACGAGCCATTTCCTGGAAAAAGAGAAATGCTCAGAATATCAAAAATAGGCCAGAATAAAATATCAGAGTCATATAGAGTCAAATaaaggaaaataaataaaacttttcgaaaatttccaaaaatggaaagtttcgGGATAGACATATGGATTCGAAGCACatgtcgagaggattccagAACAGTTGACGGAATCGAATTCGGAGTTTCCTACGAAAAGTTATAGGAGTTACAAAACTTTCCTAAAACGGCAAAATCGAGGTTTCGGAGGCCTAAACGAAGGAATTTCGCGATTTCGCGCTGTAGCTCCTAAACGAGTCTTGATCGTTGGGACGTTTCGGAGGGGATAGCATTGGCCGATTTATAAAATTCcgccgaatttttttttttttttttgacaatttcCTTCCCCaaccggattatgaacctggcggctctgataccacttaaatgtcacgccccgagaccgggttatgacaccggcgttgtttaacaaccaCACGATCGAAAAACAACTAGTCTCGTAGTACATCATAAACCGAAACAAgtttattatcataaatttccCAAAAGTTCACTGTCTTTACAACTCAAAAGAAATAGAAACATGCGGAAGCGTAAATACACGATACTGAAATCATAAGACAGAATAATCGACGGGTCCCGAATTAGACTGCttcatcaccatccccaaaagtagTCTTGCTCCTCATCCTCAATTTGATTCTCATTCTTATCTGGGTGGgaaagtaaggggtgagtattttggagaaatactcagtaaatgggggccgATCGCGCATGACAATTATCGAGGATATTCATAtgaataaattatcaaaatttcaatattaagcatgttgaatcaaatactaacacaaatacgaatatagcactagaaaatcatctcattttctatggttttttttttactgatcagtcccctatatgttactcctctaaggggcgaggccaaaggaacggttattataacccaccgcatcagggcctaaacaaagtatatcaaagttcggaatttcctttaccatttctaaatcgagtcattacagtgcatttcaaaaaaattcaaacatgcTTTCACATATTTAACTGATATCGAACAAAGAACAATTCAAGGGATTTCAATACCAAATGGAAATGAATATATCACGCCGACCgaattttcaaagtcatgtttaatttattttcgaaaCATATTATGCCCACTTAAAAAGAAATAAGTGTGCCAAATAAAATAGTATCAAGAACCCACTTACAAAGAAAGATATatagcaaaagcccacttactgtattCTGACTGCTCAAAGAAACGTAAACGTGAACGGTGAGATTGCGGCAGAGCTTTGTTACTAGAGGGCGAAGAGCTTCGAGAATACGGTGCTGCTAGAGAGGATTCCGAGAATTTGGATGTGCAAGTTTCGAATGAGGAGCCTTCCTTTTTATAGGCACGAATAATCTGCTACAAGGTAAGCTCTGAAGTCGCTCCACAAATGACGCTGCGTTGATGGCTCCACGAATGACGCTGATGGCTTAATCAATGGGTGATTGCACTAACCTCTCCCGGATGAATGTGGCc
The Primulina tabacum isolate GXHZ01 chromosome 9, ASM2559414v2, whole genome shotgun sequence DNA segment above includes these coding regions:
- the LOC142556848 gene encoding uncharacterized protein LOC142556848, producing MAGRPPRNNRNPRYANVNNRNNNEEDPNADDNPPPRVGLSQVDLMAIATIVATTIHGLGNPNGNGNQQPQPPRAQNGIKYHYESLRKNRCPVFKGDADPESSQSWLKSVETQLRLLEIPEALKVEVIVPFLEDKASKWWETVSPTLTAAGAITWQQFRDVFLKQYFSAEVRLQKLSEFENFSQTLDMSVVDYTSQFIDLGTYAPTIMADEVLKMHKYKKGLISRIQSSLAVYQPTSFADLMGAAIRAETDIKRRENENKNKRPLTGQSSQGKPPFKRLNQSSGPFKGALSHPTYQEPKMCPKCNNRHSGECHRQTGACFNCGKLGHRIANCPEPLKRSTKPNADANLNKPRENKPNARVFAITQEEADDANDVVAGTIFVNEMPTYVLFDSGATHSFISKRFTKKLGLTPELLVEPFRVATPTSKTVETHRVHRK